The nucleotide window ATTCCACAAGAATTCGTCATTGTGTTGGGGCTACCCTAAGTAGAGCACAatgattatttgtttatatgcTTATATATACACCCTCTAACCTATGGTCTGCTTACACAAACCACCCCTTTCTTTTGGTACACATATCCAACCTAGAAACGTCAAtatcatttatacaaactaccCTAgtgttttggaaaattatacatacaccccAAAAGTGTCATCATTACACAAAGTATCCCTACTTTTAGCTATCACGGgttgtaattatgcaaatgcGAGGGTGGTTTTTGTAAACAAGCCATATCAaaggtgtaaatgtaatttatcccttGTTTATATTCTATGAACTGGACTCTGATATGTTAAATAACCTATATCAATTCCTTGTTactaaataatatgaaaaatttaagcaTACAAGTTGTGAAGTggatcatatttttatttcttgcttTCTAATTCTCCTTCATCTTATAATCTGTTTTCAGCTTAGGGATTATGGAAGCAGCAAAAGGTTTTCGTGAATACCTCAAAAAATACTCTAATTATATGGAACTCGCTATAGAAGAGGTCACATGGAAGTAGACTGAGTCAGCTTTCACTGTATCTAGATGTGAGTTCTTCAATTTGGTTCCAGAACTTTGAGTTCCCAGTTGCTGTGTGTTCAATGCTTTGGAAATTCTTTCAGTTCGATGTAACTTGCATTttcttgcattaataaaaatattattattgacagATATATTGCTTATGAGAGGCTCTCCAACATCCACGAAAGTGAAAAAGAAGGCAAATGAAGAAATTCCTTCTTGATCATTTTCATAGAGGGGGATGGAGAAAGTGGACAAACAGACTCGCATTTCTCATCGAAGATAGCTTTGTAGAAACACTGATCCTTTGATGTGAGAATTCTGACGGTAACATCTTGTACAGTGATGACATTTCGATTCAGGTGATCTATTTGGAGTTTTTGCTCAAGTTTCAGGTTGGTAATAGCAGATCCATTGTACAGAAATTAAAGATTGAAAAGGGTTTCCAATTTTTGTTAAACGGATGGTAGCTTAGAGTATGTGCATTTTTCACGGCAAGATGTTAACCACtcgtgatttttttttaatgtatttcgTGAATAACAGAAGTTGGTGATGCTGATGAAATTTTGTAACTGTTTTTAACCACTGATTTAGGAACATATTCTCAATTTCTATTGTATCATTCCTGTTGGCCTAATCAGTGGTCTCCTGTGTTCtcttatcaattatataagaaGTAAATAGATTTTGGGTTCAGGTGTGGGCATTGCatgtaataattgaaatttgcaACAATTATCTAGGACATTATACTTCTGTTGCTCAAATAAATATGAGGACCTGTTCTCCATGAGTAGGAGAAAAGTGATGAAAAAGAACGATGCGAACCGAGTTGTGTTAGACGGGTAATTCCATATGAAGAAATGTAGTTTTGGtcttcaaatataattactaatgcgattttggttctcaaataatttaaagttgtaattttggtcctcaatACAGTCAGAACATACAAGGAGATTGGTGTGTTTCAAGAAGGGATTCATCACCCGATTATGATATGATCTCTTATGTTCTTTAAATTGTGTTGATCTCTCTGATGATCAAATAGGACAGAAGTTTCCTATGTTGCTTAGTAAGAAACAATCAACAGCGGATACATagttatcaaaatcaaatatgagAATCAATTTAGAATTTATGTCCTTGACTTTGACGATAGCTTGGCGGAATGAGCATATCCATATAGTACATGCATTTTAACGTTTATGTCATTTTCGCATATTCTTTAGGGACATGTATCGTTGTTAGACGGCAATCATAGTAACAAGTACTCTTGAATTTATGAGTCAGTCAAAgagtaattaattgaattagagCAAGTTGCctaattaaattctataagTGATTCAAACCCAAATTTGAATGAGGATACACCTATAAAGGTTACACACGTATTACTAACtgtcttgaaaaattaattttgaatgagaattaattattgaattaatttgaagagagagagaggattgTTTAAAGGAGTTTACActtaaatacttatattatttattgaggCCCTATTTAATAAGACAGCCAAAAggttaattagattagattattaattagtatttaaatttcgaattaataaaattaattaaaacttaagccggagaattaaataaaagattgatacggaattgaaattaattgattggatgaACTAATATGTAATCCAAAGTCAATGTGTAACTAATTTAAAAGCTTGGACAAAGCCCTAGGTCCAACAAGGCCCACAATGTAATGACTATGGTCTTGATGAGCAGCAAAGACGGCTccatcaaaattgattttgatgaaCTCATTTAAATTTCGTGGAGGATTCCAGTTGGAGGGGAGAGAGATTTCGAGGTTTCATAAAGACGAGAAGAACAAGTCACAAACTCTTATAACCCTAAATTGGCATAATTAAGCAGCTTCATCGCTTGCGAGACCTTCTCCCCCGTCAGCGCCTTATTGCGACTGGTGTACATAAGAGAACGATCGACGTCCATGGGATCAAGGTAGTGACATACTCTACGGAACCAACCTTCTTTATCGCTAGgccaaaaaaaatgatcaaggATGAAGATGAGTCAAAGCCCAAACCTATTGGGACAAGGAGCAcatcaaaaaaattgtgtttagtgcttttgttGCAGGCCGGCAGGGGCTGCCTGCACGAATGCCCGTCTGTCTGATCGCGCGCGTCGGCAGTGTCCACACAGGCGCGCGCGCGCNNNNNNNNNNNNNNNNNNNNNNNNNNNNNNNNNNNNNNNNNNNNNNNNNNNNNNNNNNNNNNNNNNNNNNNNNNNNNNNNNNNNNNNNNNNNNNNNNNNNNNNNNNNNNNNNNNNNNNNNNNNNNNNNNNNNNNNNNNNNNNNNNNNNNNNNNNNNNNNNNNNNNNNNNNNNNNNNNNNNNNNNNNNNNNNNNNNNNNNNNNNNNNNNNNNNNNNNNNNNNNNNNNNNNNNNNNNNNNNNNNNNNNNNNNNNNNNNNNNNNNNNNNNNNNNNNNNNNNNNNNNNNNNNNNNNNNNNNNNNNNNNNNNNNNNNNNNNNNNNNNNNNNNNNNNNNNNNNNNNNNNNNNNNNNNNNAGTGCTGCGGCGTCTGCGGCCGTCCGTCTGCAGGCGTGCACATCGGCAGGGGCACGCCGTCTGCTGCTGTCGGCCTGTGAGGATTGGGGCGTCTGCTGCCGTCCGCCACTACGGTCGTGGCCGTCGCCTTCCATCACCCCATTATTCGGCAATGTTTGAAACATTCATTCCAATGATAACATTTGAATGCAAAATACATCTTGCCCACGACTTATTTGTCAGGTTTTGAAACATCCCGAAGCTTATTTGTCCGATTTTGATGATTGTGGGAAGACAATTCATAGGGCGTTCCCGCAAGACATCGATGTTGCTCCATCTGATAACTCGTATAGAAGTGCACATGAAGACACAATGCTCgtatatgcataatatttttgttggaaaacaAGGAATTTGAACGTGAACCCTCCAATTTTTCCCGATgctttttcaaacttttggaACGCATAATATaactgaatataataaaataaatatttcgcGATACAAATACGAtgcgtaaaaaattaaaatattattctaacgtgtcttcatattttcccgttttttcccttttatttattatctttttaataattaaaataattcaataaatattttcataacgcaataataaattatttcaacaaaaatgaattagtcATGTGATTTTGCGGTGACGTGTAAATTTTCATGCAGTGTCCGCACAGGCGCGCGGGCGCACATTGGCAAGGTCCGCACAGAGGCGCGCGCGCAGGCGGGGCTGTTTCCGCACAGGCGCGCTCGCACAGGCGGGGCTGCCTGCACGGGCGCCCGTCTGCCTGCGCGCGNNNNNNNNNNNNNNNNNNNNNNNNNNNNNNNNNNNNNNNNNNNNNNNNNNNGGCCTGCACGCGTGCACGTTGGCAGTGGTCGGGCAGGCGGCGTTTGCCGCCATCGGCAGTTTTTTCCTACACTCTTTTTCAAACATTTGGGACGAATAATATaactgaatataataaaataaatatttcgcGATACAAATACGATgcgaaaaaaattaaaatataattctaatgtgtcttcatattttcccctttttttcccttttatttattattttttcaataattaaaataattaaataaatatttttataattcaaaaaaaaattatttcgacaaaaattaattaatcatgtgATTTTGAGGTGACGTGCAAATTTTCATGCAGCGGTCGCCCAAGGCGCGCGNNNNNNNNNNNNNNNNNNNNNNNNNNNNNNNNNNNNNNNNNNNNNNNNNNNNNNNNNNNNNNNNNNNNNNNNNNNNNNNNNNNNNNNNNNNNNNNNNNNNNNNNNNNNNNNNNNNNNNNNNNNNNNNNNNNNNNNNNNNNNNNNNNNNNNNNNNNNNNNNNNNNNNNNNNNNNNNNNNNNNNNNNNNNNNNNNNNNNNNNNNNNNNNNNNNNNNNNNNNNNNNNNNNNNNNNNNNNNNNNNNNNNNNNNNNNNNNNNNNNNNNNNNNNNNNNNNNNNNNNNNNNNNNNNNNNNNNNNNNNNNNNNNNNNNNNNNNNNNNNNNNNNNNNNNNNNNNNNNNNNNNNNNNNNNNNNNNNNNNNNNNNNNNNNNNNNNNNNNNNNNNNNNNNNNNNNNNNNNNNNNNNNNNNNNAATTAGTCATGTGATTTTGCGGTGACGTGCAAATTTTCATGCAGCGTCCGCACAGGCGCGCGTGCGCACGTCGGCAGCGTCCGCAAAGGCGCGCGCGCGCACGCGGAGCTGTTTCCGCACTGGCGCGCTCGCGCAGGCGGGGCTGCCTACACGGGCAGttttttcccaatttttttaaacttttgggACGCATAATATAactgaatataaaaaaataaatatttcacgATACAAATACGATgcgtaaataattaaaatattattctaacgtgacttcatattttttcctttttttattatttctttaataattaaaataattaaataaatattttcataacacaaaaataaattatttcaacaaaaatgaattaatcatgTGATTTTGAGGTGAAGTGCAAATTTTCATGCAGCGGTTGCCCAAGGCGAGCGCGCGCACGTCGGCAGTTTCCGCACAGGCGCGCGCGCGCACGTCGGCAGTGTCCGCAAAGGCAGGCGCGCGCGCGCACGGCGGTAGTGTCCGCACAGGCGCGCGCGCCCAGGCGGGCCTGCCTGCACGTGCGCCCGTCTGCCTGTGCGCGGCGGCAGCCGCCGCCGCGCCCGTCTGCTGCCGGAAGGACTGCTCGCGCGCACGTCGGCAGTGGTCGGGCAGGCGGCGTTTGCCGCCGTCGGCAGttttttcccaattttttttcaaacttttgggACGCATAATATaactgaatataataaaataagtatttcgCGATACAAATATGAtgcgtaaaaaattaaaaaattattctaatgtgtcttcatattttttgagttatttccgttttatttattatttttttaataattaaaataattaaataaatattttcataactcaaaaataaatttggtatgaCAAAAGTCTTGCTCTATCTCTTGTGTTGTTTTCAGTAACCTTGTAATTGTTGCACCTGTAAGTGCATAAACCCATTGAAAAGTTCCGTCGGCATCTTTCAGTCTGAAGGGATTATCGCTGATTTATAACTTTGCTGCGACAAAAAGTTCCATGAATTGGGTTCAAAACTTATATCATTCTAAAGTTATCAAGATAGTCACGTTATGCAATTAGGAGGTTATATCATATAACATTGATGCCTTTTGATGCAATTGTACATCTGTTGCAGCTCCTTTTATTACCATATTGTCATCCATTTCTGTCCTATTCACACACATCCATAACTACCTGAATTTCGATTCCCCTCTCCTCGTTAAGACTCGAGTTTTTAGCTTCATGCTCACAACCAAAACTTTTACGGTAAAGGGAGCAAACATATTTCCTTTTTCACACTTGTTTATCTGCATATGATGGAAAGGTGCACAATATTTCAGAGAGCCATGTGCCATTGCTCCTATTTAGAGTTCTACCATGCTTTTCAAATGTGTAGATGATGATTTCTCTGTTGAACATGGACAGATTATATTGAGAAGAAGGCATCTTCCCTTGGGCTGCGAACGCTTTTCGTCCTGACTACACGCACAGCAGATTGGTACGCGGTTCTGATCCTAGCATTACAATCTCATTCGTGCCAGAGGTGGCCAGGAAACCTAGTAGCttccttaaatttttttgattaatttccGTTTCTTCAAACACATATTCAGGATTTAATCCTTAATCATTCTGCACTAGAAATTAGAGCAAAGTGAGTCACTGAAACAACCTTAAAAGAATTACACAGGCTGAAACCAAAAAGCATATGAGGGATCTGATTTTGgggaaaaattcttatttggCCATTGCATCTGgggtaaaaaattattattggagTCCCTATCGGTTAAAACTAGGTTTCTCTTATGCATCAGACAAGGTAAATATCTAGCTCTGGTGCTTCAGACTATCATATAGATACTGAACAGTAGTTTTGATTTAAAGTTTAAACACGTACGATTTGTTGCCACTTCTAGTGACAATGGTTGGTTGCATTTGACAGGTTTGTAAGGCGAGGCTTCTCCGAATGTTCTATTGACAACATACCAGAGGAGAGGAggaaaaagattaatatatCCCGTCGATCCAAGTACTACATGAAGAAACTTTTACCTGATAGGAGTGGCATTCGTCTAAATACTGCCGTTGCATAACATAAGGAGATTATGTTTTGCGACATTCTTTAGTGTCCAATTGAGTATTTCGGCAAGGAAAGCTCAAAATAGTTTGTCAGATCTCATCTTGATGCATTATCCTCCCAATTCCTGAGGGCAACGGCATCCGCTGAACTGAAACCAGAAATTATGCTTGAGTGAGATTATTCAGTGAGATGCTGTACTCTGGAATCTGTAGTGATTTtacccataaaaaaaaaaaaagaaatcttcAGTGATTTTCACAACGCATTTCTGCAACACACCAAAGTATTTTTAATGCAGTTGATCGCTGAACATAATCATTTTCTACCTACTATAGTCTCtgaaataagtatttttaacGGGGGctttgttttagaaaagaCGAGAGAAAATcttttagaataatatttttctactttttaatttacttttaatgatattcaaattatagttTCAAAACAGAACAGATCTTGTTAGGGAAAAAGTTGTTTGATGGTATGCATATTCCAGTAACATTTCCAATTCgttttgtgaaaatttcaGCCTCAAATAGAATGGAGAGAACTGTCCCATTCATCTACCACTCTGATAACACACCTATCTAGCGAAAGACTCAAATTTCTTTCTACTCGTGAAAACAATCTAGAACCCAAACATCTTGTCTAGAAAAACACATGACgaaagaaaaatgaggtgATTAAACCATATCTAGACgaataaaacaaagaagaacGTATGGCCGGTTTTATCTGACTTATTGCTTCAAGGAGCTCAGTCGGAAACATGATGCCCAACAGAAGAAACAACATGATAGTTGAAACCAATATGCAACAGGAAGAACTGAAACTGGTGTCCATCACAGAGCTAAAAAGCCCCTAAATGAAAAACATTGGATAAGTATTAATTCGCCTCTGCCTTTGGAGGGCCCTTCCATTTGAAGTTGTCCGCATACGACTTCACCTGCCAGCCAAGCAGGTATGAGTAAGATGACAGAACtcaaattttccattttagtTTCAACTATTAGCCGAGAAGAGCAAGAAGtctcattattttctttcatatggTAGCTAGTgcatgttatatttattaatgttaGACAGGTCGAGAAAGTAAAGAAGTGCAAATCTTTTACAAGACTGATGAATAAGGATCACGACGAGCAAGCCTAGAATCAACTAAAATGCTTCATGGAACTCTAGATAAACAAACATCATGACGAAAATGATGTCTTTATCATGCTTTCCACTGCAAGGAATTCTTGCTTCTtaacatttcaaatttaaacagCACATTTGTCAAAACACTTTTCTTAATGcaacttattttgaaatctcaaaattaagtaaatgtGTACAGCAGTAGTCCAGATGATATATTTTGACTTTGTACAACATCCAGTAAAACAGGGTGGTACCATGTCTATCATCTAGAGCATAAAGAACCACTCTACCAATTTAgctataaaaatgaagagTGTCCTCCATAATAAGTTGGAACATGAATTTTGGTGTTTCAGTAGGAATGCCCTTTCATTTGCCTCTTCAGTTTGGACGGGAAAATCTAGAAAAGTTGTGTGCTTAAGAAGCACATTAACACTGGTGAAGAAACGGTTGATGGCTTTCAGAGCACCTAACTTAAGAGTGTAGATGAACCAAGCAAGTCGCAATCCACTGTACAGAACTGAACTAAACATGGTATTCACCAGAGATCAACTACACTCAGTGAAAGTAAAAAGATGAAATAGCCAATCATACAGCATGAACTTAAAACAtctaaatattgaaataaagcaacaaaaaCCATGAAAACCGAACTGCAGCTACTATGACAGATTTATGCTAATAACTCGAAGGAGATTGTGTAAGTTAAACAAGAATATCAAACCTTCAATAATGGAGTCTGGTGCTTCTTCACCtgcaaagaaaaaacataagaGAACTTGATTTCTTAATCGGAATAAAAGTAAAACGAGTAGTCCCTACATATATTTAGCACTCGCAACGCATCATTAAAGATGCAAGAGAAAATGCTAAGGAAAGCCAAGATATGAAATCATCTAGAATGATCACACTGTTCAAATATGACCTATTCATTCCGAAGTATTCAACATAAGGTACTATTGAATTACTGCCAAATTTCATGAATGTGGCATAATCTCAAGGGAAAAGAACATCAAAACGAACATAACGCGTATATCCACCAGTGGTCACTTCTAGTGATTTTCAGTAATTGCAACAGAATAGTCTATTTCTAAATTCCAAGAGCACCGACAATGAACAAAACAACGTAGTAAGGTACCAAGTTGGATCAAATTAATCAGGAGAATAAACCCAAGGGAACAACTCTAGTTATCATCTTCATTGTCTTCTGACAATAACTTAAATGTATATAACTAGTTCCTGAGCCTCTAAAGTACTTAGTGGTATAAAGTTTTCAGGTCACCTACTATTCCTTTCCGGTCAACAGACAAACAGATGACTGCAATTTGATATTAGCGAAATGTTGACAACCTAATTTCTCACAGTAGATGAGAGGTCTAAACAGTGTGTATAGAATTTAGGCAATTTTGTTCACCAGGAATAGCAGAAAAACACATACCGTATATTCCCAACCATGTCTCTCGGCAAAAGCTATTGCAGCTTCTTGAGTGTCAAAACTTAATGCAGAATCACCAACATTTGCATATGGGTCTCCAGTGGATGTCCAACCCATTAGCGGATTTTCCCATCTGCATGAGTATCAATATATGCTCATGAAATGATCATTGATGAAGTAAATGGTGAATAATTGATCATGCAATAGAACTGATAAGCACAATGCTGTCCCTGTTCATTTCACAAAGtgccaaaattaataataccaGAATGGAGGAACAGACCTAGAAAAAGCAGTATCTATTACTtgataagaaagaaatacTTTGAGATGAACGTACAGGAAGACCACCCTTGAATTTGCCCAAGaacttagaaaaataatcttttacaatatttcccattaactttaaaaatcaCAGAACACAGGTGTCCTTGTGAATGCTGGAAAAAGTCTTAGAAGCTACAAATAGAAGCAATCTGACTTTCCCAGTTCTGAAATCAACTTTAATGcacaaaaatttatcaacAAACTGTAGCATTTGTAGGCTGATATAATGAAGTTCagcaatatttataattcttgtGGCCTCCAATTGttgaatacaataaattaatcccaacagaaaaatgaaatgcaaCTATCCTCCCTCACTCCTACTCCAAAATGAGGAATATAAGAGTACAGATCGAACAGAGGGGAAATTGAACTGAGTAGATAGGTAAAAGTGAAATGCACCAAGCAAGCGAAGAAAGGCTTACTTCTGTGTGgacatgaaattaattttccatCTCCCGACCTTCCCGGATCCTTGTTGGGTAGCAGTTCGAGCAGGTGAGAAAATCAGGACCTAACCCAAAACCAAAATACGATCAGAGGAATATTTCacctttatttcaaataacttaCAACCACAGCTAGCTAATTCAACCAACAAAAACGAAAAGGAAAATAGCAAGAGCAGAAAAAAGacacatttttttctaaacaaATATCCTAAATTCCTAATAACTAATTGACCCGTACTAAAATCCACATTcagcaaaaaaagaaaattcagagAAAAGGGACAACAAAATACTAGAAAACGAAATGATAACAATAATACCCTTCGGCGGAGGTGCTCTTGTGGGATGCCGGAAACCATACCGATCTCTCCGGGTTTTATTTCAACTAATGAATCCTGCGTGGAGAATGCTCTCGAAAGTGGAGCCAAAGCCGATCGGTAAGCCTTGCCGGAATTACTTGCCAGCCGTTGCAGAGAGCTCGCCATTTCTAATACCCTGATTCACTGCACAACAATggattccttttctttcttggagaCTATATTAATTTGGGGCGACTgcaatttaacaaatttaatagtGGGGCAGAAAAGCAAATAACTTGTTGTTTAGGCGTTTATCTGCTATTATATCTTATTCGAATATTTCACATCATATTCTTAAGATAATacgggaaaaaaattaaattataatttaaaatttaatataatttacttttctgatattgcaaataaacCCTATACAAACAACATAACAATTTATtgctatatattaaaaaacacatagaagataaattgttaatttttttttataaaagttaatatgcttatttacaatatcataaattGTTCATATTTTTCCCTTATAATTTATAGATTTCTCTGTGTATTTTCAAACTTATCAATCTATTTAAcaatctttaatattttaatataatgaacgttataaattgatgtttgcatgaaaaacataaaaagttaaaaattcaGTTATAATCTTCTgtgtttaaaaataagttaaaattcctctatttttttaaaaatataactcaatcttccatttcatttaatataactaacagCGACAACTTTTTACAAAGTGTCCGTTATGtccttattaattatatattattttttattttaataacagccttatctttttcaatgtataaaaattataagatccAATCAATCCATTTTAATCAttgaatcataaaaaattaaaaattaaattgaacaaatttataaatttatattattaattataaaaaaataaattaatatttacatctAGTGAAATAAAGCTTGGGCGATTTACCTTTATTTATCACATTATCATCTTATATTGGGCGATTATACACATCCATagcacaaaattatttataatttatgtcatGTATACTCTAATTCACATTTTAATTcatactttattaaattaatatggaGGAATTGTTTAGgtgaaaaaatttcttttagtaCTCAGTGATGCGGTAACTTATAAGTATGAAAAATCCTCAATTGATTAGCTAAATAGAAGAATTTTGCTAAGATATTACAGTAATGGAAGCCATTTTAACAGTGATTCGGGTCAAAATCCTCACAACCTCCTCGGTCGGGCGAGCTGGTCCTCCAAGCGGTTCGATGTCGCTATATCTTCCAAACTAGTGATTGAGCcttgagaaaagaaacaaatgcTTGTTGGGGTGGCCCCTAACTAAAATTCTTCGATGCTTAAATCAAGGTTTGGTTTTGAAGTGATAAAAGCAAGTCGCTTGCGAGCTGAAAGGCCAAAGTGACAAAAAAGTAGAGTGATGAAGATGGCATACCATAAATACACTAACTGCGGAGTATTTATAGCTCAAGACCGGGGGTTTGGTTGGTCCAATGAGTCTCCTCCACGTGTCCCGGGTTGCTAGGATCGAAAATGCGCGGATTctgttaataaaattgtaattttgcgCCATTCCAaaggtaaaataatatttctttaataaattagGATTTTACCCCATCAAACAGTGTGAGTTATCTAGTGAAATAAAACTTGGGAATGCCCCGATTTTTTAGGACGATGGCTTTGAAGTTGAATCTGTCTCCAACTGAATGGGATGACAGTCTTATTTCTAGTGGgaatttcctttttgtttgCCGTTATTTTAATAGGCAAGTGACAAGAGCTCGTGCAAGATATTCGTTAATGGATGTTCCTCGTATTCATGCACCTTGCGAGAGCTCATATATTTGTACAATCAAGTGGGTTAGAGTCTAtctttcagaattttttttcgagTAGGTAGGCCTCGTATTTACAAAACTCGTATtattgtttcctttttattattactatctCTTTTTGTAcagtaatagtaattatttaatctttaatttatttatctttttaagtaatataattttcaaattctataGTTTCAGAACTCAAACAGATGAGCTCCtatgaaatatttgataagaatttatatttttgcaggTACTTATAGTATTTCTGATTTTCGatctatttaatatttattccaTGATCACTCCAGTAAGcagtcaattttttaattaattcaaggtgaaattatactttaatcTCATAAGACATGGGCTCAACACTTTTAGCACTTTgctttgtgaaaattttaaaatagtctcaaaattaaaaaaaaaatccacgcATTTAATAATATGCTTTACGTGTTTctaaatgattttaaaattaaaaaaactcgaTAGAACTAAATGAACATGCACATTGCACTA belongs to Sesamum indicum cultivar Zhongzhi No. 13 unplaced genomic scaffold, S_indicum_v1.0 scaffold00186, whole genome shotgun sequence and includes:
- the LOC105179659 gene encoding NADH dehydrogenase [ubiquinone] iron-sulfur protein 4, mitochondrial-like, encoding MASSLQRLASNSGKAYRSALAPLSRAFSTQDSLVEIKPGEIGMVSGIPQEHLRRRVLIFSPARTATQQGSGKVGRWKINFMSTQKWENPLMGWTSTGDPYANVGDSALSFDTQEAAIAFAERHGWEYTVKKHQTPLLKVKSYADNFKWKGPPKAEAN